A region from the Triticum urartu cultivar G1812 chromosome 1, Tu2.1, whole genome shotgun sequence genome encodes:
- the LOC125511275 gene encoding uncharacterized protein LOC125511275, translating to MSSGGSMSPAMARSSGGSMSPAMAWSPSSRRREHRNGGGRFRAEIEMDTGVALPRGPELGFAAAVREPLVRLQRPKYDFERWDWGYFAWPHDRLDANMEMRDSDPRATFEADSKVTESFLSRSILQVEAGEGFPSQSSPQLEASDGGFAIQSTLQLEAGQGFPSQSTLELQTGQCCLCQSRLQLEAGQCFLCQSTPKLESGHGQGFPCQSTLELEAAEGFLISQSWPQPEASDGFPSQSTLQLEAGEGSPSGRSMLPVEFDDDTPLGRYAPWRRGCAESSPFLLDHCMAPHGRWAY from the exons ATGAGCAGCGGTGGCAGCATGTCGCCGGCGATGGCGAGGTCCAGCGGTGGCAGCATGTCCCCGGCGATGGCGTGGTCACCGTCATCCAGGAGGCGGGAGCACAGGAACGGCGGCGGCCGCTTCAGGGCGGAGATCGAGATGGACACGGGCGTCGCCCTTCCCAG GGGCCCGGAGCTTGGGTTCGCCGCCGCCGTGCGAGAGCCGCTGGTGAGGCTGCAGCGCCCCAAGTACGACTTCGAGAGGTGGGACTGGGGCTACTTCGCATGGCCGCACGACCGTCTCGACG CCAATATGGAGATGAGGGACAGCGATCCGAGGGCGACATTCGAGGCGGACTCCAAGGTGACAGAGAGCTTCCTGAGCCGGAGCATACTGCAGGTAGAGGCCGGCGAAGGCTTCCCGAGCCAGAGCTCGCCGCAGCTAGAGGCGAGCGATGGCGGCTTCGCGATCCAGAGCACGCTGCAGCTAGAGGCCGGCCAAGGCTTCCCGAGTCAGAGCACGCTGGAGCTACAGACCGGCCAGTGCTGCCTGTGTCAGAGCAGGCTGCAGCTGGAGGCCGGCCAGTGCTTCCTGTGTCAGAGCACGCCGAAGCTGGAGTCGGGCCACGGACAGGGCTTCCCGTGTCAGAGCACGCTGGAGCTGGAGGCCGCCGAGGGCTTCCTAATAAGCCAGAGCTGGCCGCAGCCGGAGGCGAGCGACGGCTTCCCGAGCCAGAGCACGCTGCAGCTCGAGGCCGGCGAAGGCTCCCCAAGCGGCCGGAGCATGCTGCCGGTAGAGTTCGACGACGACACGCCCCTCGGACGCTACGCGCCGTGGCGTCGGGGATGCGCGGAGTCCAGCCCGTTCCTGCTGGACCATTGCATGGCACCGCATGGTCGCTGGGCATACTAG